CCGAAGGCCATTTACGTTCCAGGAAACAAGATTGTAGTGGCCAGACATTTTCCTATCTCCAGTAGCGTTTCAAATTTGATTTTTGTAATGCGATTAGAGCAGCTAAAAGATAATCCAAACTTAAGTGAACTGAAATTAGAATTAACTGATCTAAATTGGATCGAAATCAGACCGAAAACTGAATGAAATCGGGTAAAACTGATTGAACTGAGAGTAGACCGAATTAGGTTGAAAATAATTCAAATTCTTAATAAATAAATGCTCCCTATTTAGCCAGCAAATGCTCTTAAATGGTTCGAGCGCGAACAAAATGAAAAAATAAAATAATACTTCAGATAATTACTCAGAAAAACGCTCAGTATACGTGCTCACCTTCAATTAGTAATTTATAAGGTTTAAGCCAGGACAGCAGGGAAATTTATGGATTTGATAAAAATTGCCTGTGTTATGCTTGCAGTTGCATTCTTTCTGGGAATCTTTACCAGCGGGGATAAGGATGAAGTGCCAGCAGTCTCGCCCGAGCTTGAAAGTGAAACCATAAGCTCAGATGTCGCCGGGGTAGCCGGCACTGTGCAGGCTGAGGAAAAAGGTGAGATGCACGCGCCTGCTGTTTCAAGACCTGCGCCAGATTCCACTATTCTGGAAAAGGGGGAAAGTAAGCTTGCAGCCGAAAGAAGGAATATCGAAAACAAGGTAAGAGCTACAGTCAGACTCATTGAAGCCCAGGGTGAAAAACTGTTTCCCTCACTCCGGGAAGAGGGATCTCCCTGGTTCCAGGAGAGTTTCTGCATTTTTGTCTTGAATGAGGATGGGACCCAGGTAGTCTGTCCCCCAGACCCGAGCCGTGAGGGCAAAAATATCAAAGAGCTTGCAGATGCAGACGGCAAGCCAATAGGAGAACTTTTTATAGAAACAGCTCTGAATGAAAAAGGCGAGGGCTGGATTGAGTACAACTGGAAGGATAAGAACAATTCCGAGCCTTACCACAAGTGTACTTTCGTCAAAAAGGCTTCTTCAGAGGGAAAAACCTACATTGTAGGGGCTGACCTCTATCTGGAAAATTACATCGTTTGCAGGAACCTTGAGGCGTGCGAATACACAGATGAGCCGGCGGGAAGCCCTCAAATTGCCGAACTCCTGAACCCTGTAAGTCTCGATAGGAACCTTGAGCTTGACTGCAGCCTCGCACATTCTGTTATAGAACCTGGGAATAACACCGCATCCCATGTGGTGAAAACTCCTGAAATCCATTATATCCTTGAAGGTCAGGGCTTGATTTATATTGACGGAATTCCGGTAGAGATGTACCCGGACCAGCTCATATATATCCCTGCGGGTTCGGTCCAGACCACATACAATACCGGAAATATAACTCTAAAATTCCTGATAATAAATCAGCCTGCACGGTCAGAACAGAGTGTAGAATTGCTTTAATTAAAGAAATAGAAATATTAGAAAAGAATAAATAAAAAATTCAAAAATACCGATCTATTTTTCCTAATCAGGAGAATATTCC
This region of Methanosarcina flavescens genomic DNA includes:
- a CDS encoding cache domain-containing protein → MDLIKIACVMLAVAFFLGIFTSGDKDEVPAVSPELESETISSDVAGVAGTVQAEEKGEMHAPAVSRPAPDSTILEKGESKLAAERRNIENKVRATVRLIEAQGEKLFPSLREEGSPWFQESFCIFVLNEDGTQVVCPPDPSREGKNIKELADADGKPIGELFIETALNEKGEGWIEYNWKDKNNSEPYHKCTFVKKASSEGKTYIVGADLYLENYIVCRNLEACEYTDEPAGSPQIAELLNPVSLDRNLELDCSLAHSVIEPGNNTASHVVKTPEIHYILEGQGLIYIDGIPVEMYPDQLIYIPAGSVQTTYNTGNITLKFLIINQPARSEQSVELL